Proteins from one Sulfurovum sp. TSL1 genomic window:
- the pth gene encoding aminoacyl-tRNA hydrolase has product MILFVGLGNPGSQYENTRHNIGFKVIDKLVNDFDARDISKTSFHGKLYRAANSLFLKPTTFMNLSGTSVQPVKHFFKVPLEDIIVIHDDIDLPFGAVRFKRGGGHGGHNGLRSLDAHITKEYLRVRVGVGKPEHKSQVADYVLQDFSPEENLMLERLITHVAEACKVLSKEELNEVKSKYSLKSIEGLDL; this is encoded by the coding sequence GTGATACTTTTCGTGGGTCTAGGTAATCCGGGATCACAATACGAAAATACACGACACAATATCGGTTTTAAAGTCATCGACAAACTTGTCAATGACTTTGACGCCAGAGATATCTCCAAAACTTCTTTTCACGGCAAGCTATATCGCGCAGCCAATTCACTTTTTTTAAAACCTACCACATTTATGAATCTTTCAGGAACCTCTGTACAGCCTGTAAAACATTTTTTCAAAGTGCCACTTGAAGATATCATTGTGATCCATGATGATATCGATCTTCCTTTCGGTGCGGTACGTTTTAAAAGAGGTGGGGGCCATGGCGGTCATAATGGACTCAGATCGCTTGATGCACATATCACAAAAGAGTATCTGCGTGTGAGAGTAGGTGTGGGGAAGCCGGAACACAAGTCACAGGTAGCAGATTATGTTCTGCAAGACTTTTCACCAGAAGAAAATCTAATGTTGGAGCGTTTGATAACACATGTTGCAGAGGCTTGTAAAGTACTATCAAAAGAGGAACTGAATGAGGTGAAGTCAAAGTACAGCCTGAAATCTATAGAAGGCTTGGACCTGTGA
- a CDS encoding 50S ribosomal protein L25/general stress protein Ctc: MLEGIVRESIGKRNAKQLKRDGYLIANIYANGVENINAAFKRGEFARTVRNKQALAFPVKVGDKEINVFIQEYQLHPVNGDVTHVDLRVAVPGQVTNFLVPVVTHGTPVGLKNKGVLVMSKRRLKVRGAIEDMPAKFDLNVEPLNRDDSILVRDVEVPANCKMMDRPDVAICGVIKAK; this comes from the coding sequence ATGTTAGAAGGTATCGTTAGAGAGAGTATCGGTAAGCGCAATGCAAAGCAGCTTAAAAGAGATGGTTATCTAATCGCAAACATTTATGCAAATGGTGTTGAAAATATCAACGCTGCATTTAAACGTGGTGAATTCGCAAGAACTGTAAGAAATAAACAGGCACTTGCATTCCCAGTGAAAGTTGGCGATAAAGAGATCAATGTATTTATTCAAGAGTATCAACTACACCCGGTGAACGGTGATGTGACTCATGTGGACCTAAGAGTAGCAGTACCAGGTCAAGTAACAAACTTCCTTGTACCGGTTGTCACGCACGGAACACCAGTTGGACTTAAGAACAAAGGTGTACTTGTGATGTCTAAAAGAAGATTAAAAGTAAGAGGGGCTATTGAAGATATGCCGGCGAAATTTGATCTTAATGTAGAACCATTGAACAGAGATGACTCTATTCTTGTTAGAGATGTGGAAGTACCGGCAAACTGTAAAATGATGGACAGACCAGATGTTGCTATCTGTGGTGTGATCAAAGCTAAATAG
- a CDS encoding type IV pilus twitching motility protein PilT: protein MEEKLKLYLRTMISNNGSDLHLKSGSQVRVRVHGVLKVLGKDELSAEMMDKLAQEITTADQYEKLQTDRNLDFSYVMGSDNRFRVNFFFQMDGLSAVFRIIPVKILTLDELNLPPVIKTFAQIQRGLVLVTGVTGSGKSTTLAAILDKINRESKKHIITVEDPIEFVHKDRGCLINQRGIGPDAHSFSDALRAALREDPDIILVGEMRDLETIDIALHAANTGHLVFSTLHTLDAKETIDRIVGMFGNEEQNRIRMSLASVLQGVISQRLIPTKRGGRVAGIEILKKTARIEQLIAENRDTEIPDALFEGKEIYGTQTFDQALLDIFRRGEITEEIALEYATNPSDMKLKMQGVGKGAIVDEHAYEKEVDVFAFKEDEA from the coding sequence ATGGAAGAAAAACTCAAGCTCTATCTTAGAACAATGATCAGCAACAATGGGAGTGACCTTCATCTTAAGTCAGGTTCCCAAGTCAGAGTACGTGTACATGGTGTACTCAAAGTGCTGGGGAAGGATGAACTGAGTGCAGAGATGATGGACAAGCTGGCTCAGGAGATCACGACTGCCGATCAATATGAAAAGCTACAAACAGATAGAAACCTGGATTTTTCCTATGTCATGGGATCCGACAATAGATTTCGTGTGAACTTCTTTTTTCAAATGGATGGTTTGAGCGCGGTTTTCCGTATTATTCCGGTGAAGATATTGACACTGGATGAACTCAATTTACCGCCTGTGATCAAAACATTTGCCCAGATACAAAGAGGTCTTGTACTTGTAACCGGCGTGACAGGATCTGGTAAATCAACGACCCTGGCTGCGATCCTGGACAAGATCAACAGAGAATCAAAAAAACATATCATCACGGTAGAAGACCCGATAGAGTTTGTACACAAAGACAGAGGATGCCTGATCAACCAAAGAGGGATAGGTCCGGATGCACACTCTTTTTCTGATGCACTAAGAGCAGCACTGAGAGAAGACCCCGATATTATCCTTGTCGGGGAGATGAGGGACTTGGAAACGATCGATATTGCGCTTCACGCAGCCAATACCGGGCACCTTGTTTTTTCAACACTGCATACACTGGATGCAAAAGAGACCATAGACAGGATTGTCGGTATGTTCGGTAACGAGGAACAGAACCGTATTCGTATGTCTCTTGCTTCGGTACTTCAAGGGGTTATCTCTCAAAGACTGATTCCTACAAAGCGTGGCGGAAGGGTTGCAGGGATCGAGATCCTTAAAAAAACAGCTAGGATCGAGCAGCTTATAGCGGAGAACAGAGATACTGAGATCCCTGATGCTCTTTTTGAGGGGAAAGAGATCTACGGTACGCAGACCTTTGACCAGGCACTTTTAGATATTTTCCGCAGAGGTGAGATCACAGAAGAGATCGCACTTGAATATGCAACCAACCCGTCAGATATGAAACTTAAAATGCAGGGTGTCGGAAAAGGTGCGATCGTCGATGAACATGCCTATGAAAAAGAGGTGGATGTCTTTGCTTTTAAAGAGGATGAAGCATAG
- a CDS encoding transaldolase, giving the protein MVNRDIGFSLWLDFVERDFLKNDFSALIEKGIINGATSNPSIFASAITTSPAYKEQLASLSGKSPKEKYEALAIEDIRTAAQALRPLYDEGNDGYISIEVDPFLSNDTEGTVAEGKRLFEAIGEPNVMVKVPATEAGYDAMTQLLSTGISVNATLIFSPKQTKKALKAMKKGLDCFEKDGGLRAEAVISVFVSRFDRLLDADLEKEGLPVSKTGIYNAAKIYNLIEANHTPSVRTLFASTGVKGDDLPADYYMRGLLAPHSVNTAPLATIEAFIAKNAPAPKFPLEESEIKGYFTKLADNGFDMDKVYSQLLKEGLAAFEKAFQEMLDSLK; this is encoded by the coding sequence ATGGTGAATAGAGATATAGGGTTCTCTTTATGGTTGGATTTTGTAGAAAGAGATTTTCTGAAAAATGATTTTTCTGCATTAATTGAAAAAGGCATCATTAATGGTGCTACGAGTAATCCGTCTATTTTTGCTTCTGCGATTACTACTTCGCCTGCCTATAAAGAGCAGCTGGCTTCTCTTTCAGGTAAAAGCCCGAAAGAGAAGTATGAAGCACTGGCTATAGAAGATATCCGTACTGCCGCACAGGCATTAAGACCTCTGTATGATGAAGGGAATGACGGGTATATCTCCATAGAGGTAGACCCTTTCCTTTCGAACGATACAGAAGGTACGGTCGCCGAAGGGAAACGACTCTTTGAGGCCATCGGTGAGCCTAATGTCATGGTAAAAGTGCCTGCGACGGAAGCAGGATATGATGCCATGACCCAACTGCTCAGTACAGGTATCTCTGTGAATGCCACATTGATCTTCTCCCCGAAACAGACAAAAAAAGCTTTGAAGGCCATGAAAAAAGGCTTGGATTGTTTTGAAAAAGATGGCGGTTTGAGAGCAGAAGCAGTGATCTCTGTTTTTGTCAGCCGTTTTGACAGATTACTGGATGCTGATCTGGAAAAAGAGGGTCTCCCTGTATCTAAAACGGGTATTTATAATGCGGCAAAGATCTATAATCTTATCGAAGCAAACCATACGCCTAGTGTACGTACACTTTTTGCAAGTACCGGTGTAAAAGGGGATGACCTTCCTGCGGATTACTATATGAGAGGACTGCTTGCGCCACACTCTGTCAATACGGCACCGCTTGCAACGATAGAAGCATTCATCGCCAAAAACGCACCGGCACCTAAATTCCCTTTGGAAGAGAGTGAGATCAAGGGGTATTTCACAAAACTGGCTGATAACGGATTTGATATGGATAAAGTGTATAGTCAACTCTTAAAAGAGGGGCTTGCAGCATTTGAAAAAGCATTCCAAGAGATGCTTGACAGTTTAAAATAA
- the aat gene encoding leucyl/phenylalanyl-tRNA--protein transferase has translation MASMFEEDDYFIPPLRKDSTAFPDPRLAPDEGLLAYGGDLSSDRLIAAYKKGIFPWYSQGDPILWWSPNPRLLLYPEKFKIRKSFRRVLRSGKFTVTFDQRFSDVIKHCATVYREGQESTWIVSEIKEAYIRLYEEGVAHSVEVYKEGKLVGGLYGIALGKAFFGESMFSLVSDASKVAFKALSDVLGSRGYDFIDCQMKTDHMIGLGAEVVERDIFLDALEKTLEKPTDFGSWQHFSWEYKDGE, from the coding sequence TTGGCATCCATGTTTGAGGAAGATGACTATTTTATCCCTCCGTTGCGTAAAGATTCTACCGCATTCCCCGACCCGCGTTTAGCTCCGGATGAAGGTCTTCTTGCCTATGGAGGGGATCTCTCATCTGATCGATTGATCGCCGCTTACAAAAAAGGGATCTTCCCCTGGTACAGTCAAGGGGATCCCATTCTCTGGTGGTCACCGAACCCGCGCCTGCTCTTATATCCTGAAAAATTTAAAATACGTAAATCATTTAGAAGGGTACTGCGTTCAGGAAAATTCACTGTGACGTTTGATCAAAGATTTTCAGATGTCATCAAGCACTGTGCGACAGTCTACCGAGAAGGTCAGGAAAGCACTTGGATCGTCAGTGAGATAAAAGAAGCCTATATACGCCTGTATGAGGAAGGGGTCGCTCATAGTGTAGAAGTTTATAAAGAGGGAAAACTGGTAGGTGGATTGTATGGCATTGCCCTGGGGAAAGCCTTTTTTGGAGAGTCGATGTTCTCTTTGGTCTCTGATGCATCCAAGGTCGCATTTAAAGCACTAAGTGATGTTTTAGGCAGTAGAGGTTATGATTTTATAGATTGTCAGATGAAAACAGATCATATGATAGGTTTGGGCGCTGAAGTGGTCGAGAGGGATATCTTCCTTGATGCTTTGGAAAAGACGCTTGAAAAACCTACTGATTTTGGTTCATGGCAGCATTTTAGCTGGGAGTATAAAGATGGTGAATAG
- the clpA gene encoding ATP-dependent Clp protease ATP-binding subunit ClpA, translating into MISIALNDVFKGAVGYAKENRHEYLTVEHVFLSIVKSAAGQEILSILDADLKRLETGITEHIAKTIPILKEAVEPFETVALSRAINDMMTHIHSAGRTEASIGDMIAAIFMQEHSYAVYLMKKEGIARVDILEVISHRYDKVKDGPTEKKEGETLLEQFTVELVSLAKTGKIDPVVGRVDEIERVMQTLCRRKKNNPLLVGEPGVGKTAIAEGLALKISEGDVPEVLKSAKVFALDMGSLVAGTKYRGDFEKRLKGIIKELTLEKDAILFIDEIHTMVGAGATSGGSMDASNLLKPALARGDLKCIGATTYAEFRNFFDKDKALSRRFAKVDVEEPSIEDTMTILQGIKHKYEDYHKITFTDESLQSAIDLSVKYLHDRFLPDKAMDIIDEVGAHFMLRGEEGVTVKSKDIEESVAKIMKLPSTVIGTDDTKKLQSLEKDLASHIIGQDEAITALATAIKRSYAGLNAPNRPIGSFLFVGPTGVGKTELATQLAKTMHVHFERLDMSEYMEAHTISRLVGAPPGYVGYEQGGLLTEMIKKHPHTVLLLDEIEKAHPDIMNILLQVMDGAKLTDNNGVVSDFKNVILIMTSNIGTKEPNVMGFNKDTSVKTDKALAAFFSPEFRNRLSATIEFNALGLDVLVTIVEKEIDKLNLLLKPKDVKVTLGKKAKEYLAKEGYDARYGARHIARVIDAKVKEALTDEILFGKLKKGGSVKVTYKDEKLDFSFDSK; encoded by the coding sequence ATGATTAGTATTGCATTAAATGATGTATTTAAGGGAGCTGTGGGATATGCAAAAGAGAACAGACATGAATATTTGACTGTAGAGCATGTATTTTTGTCTATAGTCAAAAGTGCAGCCGGTCAAGAGATACTCTCTATACTTGATGCAGATCTTAAGAGATTGGAGACAGGTATCACCGAGCATATTGCCAAGACCATCCCTATTCTGAAAGAAGCGGTAGAACCCTTTGAGACGGTAGCACTCTCTCGTGCCATCAATGACATGATGACACATATCCACAGTGCAGGTAGAACAGAAGCCAGTATAGGTGATATGATCGCAGCGATCTTTATGCAGGAACACTCCTATGCGGTCTACCTTATGAAAAAAGAGGGTATCGCGCGTGTAGATATACTTGAAGTGATATCACATCGTTATGACAAAGTAAAAGATGGTCCAACAGAGAAAAAAGAGGGAGAGACCCTTTTAGAGCAGTTTACCGTAGAGCTTGTATCTTTGGCCAAAACAGGCAAAATAGACCCGGTAGTAGGCCGTGTGGACGAGATAGAACGTGTGATGCAAACGCTCTGTAGACGGAAAAAGAACAACCCTCTGCTTGTGGGTGAACCCGGCGTAGGTAAAACAGCCATTGCCGAAGGTTTGGCTCTGAAGATCTCTGAAGGGGATGTACCGGAGGTACTCAAAAGCGCAAAAGTGTTTGCTTTGGATATGGGTTCTTTGGTTGCCGGCACCAAATACAGAGGGGATTTTGAAAAACGTCTCAAAGGTATCATCAAGGAACTCACGTTAGAAAAAGATGCCATTTTGTTTATCGATGAGATCCATACGATGGTAGGAGCAGGAGCAACAAGCGGTGGAAGCATGGATGCATCCAACTTACTGAAACCTGCACTTGCACGCGGTGACCTGAAGTGTATCGGTGCAACCACCTATGCAGAGTTCAGAAACTTCTTTGACAAAGACAAGGCGCTCAGCCGAAGGTTTGCAAAAGTGGATGTGGAAGAACCGAGTATTGAAGATACGATGACCATTTTGCAGGGTATCAAACACAAGTATGAGGATTACCATAAGATCACATTTACAGATGAGTCACTGCAGTCGGCTATTGACCTTTCTGTCAAGTATCTGCATGACAGGTTCCTGCCTGATAAAGCGATGGATATCATCGATGAGGTGGGTGCACACTTTATGCTAAGAGGAGAAGAGGGCGTCACGGTAAAATCTAAAGACATTGAAGAGAGCGTTGCGAAGATCATGAAACTTCCTTCAACGGTCATAGGTACGGACGATACGAAGAAACTTCAATCACTGGAGAAAGATCTGGCTTCTCATATCATCGGGCAGGATGAAGCGATCACAGCATTGGCAACTGCGATCAAACGTTCCTATGCGGGGCTTAATGCACCTAACAGACCTATAGGAAGTTTTCTCTTCGTCGGGCCTACGGGTGTAGGTAAGACAGAACTTGCGACACAGCTTGCAAAAACGATGCATGTACATTTCGAAAGGCTGGATATGAGCGAGTACATGGAAGCACATACCATCAGCCGTTTGGTCGGTGCACCTCCAGGGTATGTAGGGTATGAGCAAGGCGGGTTGTTGACCGAAATGATCAAAAAACACCCGCATACGGTGTTGCTCCTTGATGAGATAGAAAAAGCACATCCTGATATCATGAATATTCTACTTCAGGTGATGGATGGTGCAAAGTTGACAGATAACAACGGTGTCGTTTCGGATTTTAAAAATGTGATACTCATTATGACTTCGAACATCGGTACCAAAGAGCCTAATGTTATGGGATTCAATAAAGACACTTCGGTCAAAACGGATAAAGCACTTGCAGCTTTCTTCTCGCCTGAATTTAGAAACCGTCTCAGTGCGACGATAGAGTTCAATGCACTCGGATTGGATGTACTTGTGACCATCGTCGAGAAAGAAATAGATAAACTCAACCTCCTGCTGAAGCCTAAAGATGTCAAAGTGACCTTGGGTAAAAAAGCCAAAGAGTATTTGGCCAAAGAGGGCTACGATGCACGTTACGGTGCTAGACACATCGCACGTGTGATAGATGCCAAGGTCAAAGAAGCATTGACCGATGAGATACTTTTTGGAAAACTCAAAAAAGGCGGTTCGGTCAAAGTAACTTATAAAGATGAAAAACTAGATTTTTCATTTGACAGTAAATAA
- a CDS encoding ATP-dependent Clp protease adaptor ClpS, with the protein MPKFEEELELDLELHEPQMFKVLLHNDDYTSMDFVVEVLMGIFHKTHTQAEQIMLQIHEKDKAICGVYSFEIAQTKAQQVKQKAKENEFPLLATIEEDS; encoded by the coding sequence ATGCCAAAGTTTGAAGAAGAGTTAGAGCTAGATTTAGAGTTACACGAACCGCAAATGTTTAAAGTGTTACTGCATAATGATGATTATACGAGTATGGATTTTGTTGTGGAAGTACTGATGGGGATCTTTCATAAGACACATACACAGGCAGAACAGATCATGTTGCAGATACATGAAAAAGATAAAGCCATATGTGGTGTATACAGCTTTGAAATAGCACAAACCAAAGCACAGCAGGTCAAGCAAAAGGCCAAAGAAAATGAGTTTCCATTACTCGCAACCATTGAAGAGGATAGTTAA
- the bioD gene encoding dethiobiotin synthase translates to MRSLFITATGTNIGKTHTTVQLIEAFAARGLSVGAFKPIETGVSALPDDASLLLKVCQKVNKNFLDLTPEDITAYTFPLPAAPFCADTKQEIVIEKIIEKYHELSQLCDILLVEGAGGLMVPVTKDFMMIDLAKKLGSKVLLVTPSRLGCINDTLLSMEALKSRDIEFDWCVNLFEDKGNFAEVTQPFYDAVFPEWWSAEEGIQRFISTY, encoded by the coding sequence GTGCGATCACTTTTCATCACTGCCACAGGCACCAATATCGGTAAAACACATACCACCGTTCAACTCATTGAAGCGTTTGCTGCCAGAGGTTTGTCTGTGGGTGCATTTAAACCTATCGAAACCGGTGTAAGCGCCTTACCTGATGATGCCAGTTTACTCTTAAAAGTTTGCCAAAAGGTAAACAAGAATTTCCTTGATCTCACTCCGGAAGATATTACAGCCTACACCTTTCCCCTCCCTGCAGCCCCTTTTTGTGCAGATACAAAACAAGAGATAGTGATTGAGAAGATCATAGAAAAATATCACGAACTCTCACAGCTTTGTGATATCCTTTTAGTAGAGGGTGCGGGTGGTCTGATGGTCCCTGTAACCAAAGATTTCATGATGATCGACCTGGCCAAAAAACTGGGTTCCAAAGTACTTTTGGTCACACCCAGCAGATTGGGATGTATCAATGATACCCTACTCTCCATGGAAGCCTTAAAATCACGTGATATTGAATTTGACTGGTGTGTAAACCTGTTTGAGGACAAGGGGAATTTTGCTGAAGTCACGCAGCCTTTTTATGATGCAGTCTTCCCTGAGTGGTGGAGTGCTGAGGAAGGCATACAAAGATTTATTAGCACCTATTAG
- a CDS encoding aspartate carbamoyltransferase catalytic subunit has protein sequence MQHLVDTTTLSDTQIQQLLHDAKTFKAQCPSQLLRDKLLITLFFEASTRTRSSFEVAAKRLGAAVVHLDPGKSSTNKGESLEDTFANLCAMEPDGVIIRHSDNDAPGILADMQMTSVINAGAGNYAHPTQALLDLFTLIEHFNGEIEGKTIAIVGDIVSSRVASSGMRLLTRMGMKIILVAPKPFMPKSDLPQYEKLEDVLDKVDVIMSLRAQLERHASPIFDDYEEYAKHYCINHDRLGDRDILVLHPGPVMRNIDISDAMLKDERCKVLEQVKNGVYMRMAILKLLLLDS, from the coding sequence ATGCAACATTTGGTAGATACCACCACCCTATCTGACACACAAATACAACAACTACTTCATGATGCCAAAACGTTTAAAGCACAATGCCCTTCTCAACTGCTTAGAGACAAGCTCCTCATTACCCTTTTCTTCGAGGCATCGACACGTACACGCAGTTCGTTTGAAGTCGCAGCAAAAAGACTGGGTGCTGCTGTGGTACACCTTGATCCGGGTAAAAGCTCTACCAATAAAGGCGAATCCCTTGAAGATACCTTTGCAAATCTTTGTGCCATGGAACCCGATGGGGTCATCATCCGACACTCTGACAATGATGCACCTGGAATCTTGGCTGATATGCAGATGACTTCTGTGATCAATGCAGGTGCGGGTAACTATGCGCACCCTACCCAGGCACTCCTTGATCTCTTTACATTGATCGAACATTTTAATGGTGAGATTGAGGGTAAGACCATTGCCATTGTAGGTGATATCGTCAGCTCACGTGTGGCGAGTTCCGGTATGCGTCTGCTTACGCGCATGGGAATGAAAATCATTTTAGTTGCACCCAAACCCTTTATGCCCAAAAGCGATCTGCCGCAATATGAAAAACTTGAAGATGTCCTGGACAAAGTAGATGTCATCATGTCTCTCAGGGCACAATTGGAACGTCATGCTTCTCCGATCTTTGATGATTATGAAGAGTATGCGAAACACTACTGTATCAACCATGATCGTTTAGGGGACAGAGATATCCTGGTACTACATCCCGGTCCGGTCATGAGAAACATAGATATCTCTGATGCAATGCTCAAAGATGAACGATGCAAGGTGCTTGAACAGGTTAAAAATGGTGTCTATATGCGTATGGCAATTTTAAAATTATTACTTTTAGACTCTTAA
- a CDS encoding aminodeoxychorismate synthase component I, producing the protein MIWLNKDNGFEHINTLAKQRTPFLFIISFDGEKIFAKPLDALDDDIFYKLEDWRNYPVQQRTKTFTFSRSPVDFVTYKKAFATVLEEIRSGNTYLLNLTFRTPIESNFTLKEIFTYARAKFKLYFKDEFICFSPERFVEIEENTIATYPMKGTIDAHLPNAREAILADTKEMAEHVMIVDLMRNDLGIIGSEINVEKFRYVEKIKAGEKELLQVSSKITATLPSDWRDHLGTLLSQILPAGSISGTPKKSTVNIIKDVENVDRGFYTGVFGVFDGESLRSGVMIRFIEKENDTLFYKSGGGITIDSDAQSEYNELIDKIYLPLQ; encoded by the coding sequence ATGATATGGCTTAATAAAGACAATGGTTTTGAACACATTAATACCCTTGCTAAACAGCGTACCCCTTTTCTTTTTATCATCTCTTTTGATGGTGAGAAGATCTTTGCCAAACCCCTTGATGCGCTGGATGATGATATTTTCTATAAACTGGAAGATTGGCGTAACTACCCTGTGCAACAACGTACAAAAACGTTTACTTTCTCCAGATCCCCTGTTGATTTCGTCACTTACAAAAAAGCGTTTGCTACAGTACTAGAAGAGATACGTTCCGGTAATACCTATCTGCTTAACCTGACATTCAGAACACCTATCGAGAGTAACTTCACCCTTAAAGAGATCTTCACCTATGCCAGGGCCAAGTTTAAACTCTATTTTAAAGATGAATTTATCTGTTTCTCTCCGGAACGTTTTGTGGAAATAGAAGAGAATACCATTGCCACCTACCCTATGAAGGGAACCATCGATGCCCATCTCCCAAATGCTAGAGAGGCTATTTTGGCCGACACCAAAGAGATGGCAGAACATGTGATGATCGTCGATCTGATGCGTAATGACCTGGGGATCATCGGTTCAGAGATCAACGTTGAGAAATTTCGTTATGTCGAGAAGATCAAAGCGGGTGAAAAAGAGCTCCTGCAGGTCAGTTCCAAGATCACAGCAACACTTCCTTCCGACTGGAGAGATCACTTAGGTACACTTCTCAGCCAGATACTTCCCGCAGGCTCTATCTCCGGGACACCCAAAAAGAGTACAGTCAATATCATCAAAGATGTAGAGAATGTTGACAGAGGGTTTTATACCGGTGTCTTTGGTGTGTTTGACGGTGAATCCTTACGCTCCGGTGTCATGATACGTTTCATTGAAAAAGAAAACGACACACTTTTCTACAAAAGCGGTGGAGGCATTACCATAGATTCTGATGCCCAAAGTGAATATAATGAACTGATAGACAAGATCTACTTGCCATTACAATAA
- a CDS encoding rhomboid family intramembrane serine protease, whose translation MRSMKADIQRYTLTYILIASSSVVYLFSALMSQSLSDMDMQVLVDIGALFGPLTVLKGEWWRLLTAMFLHGGMTHLLMNMFSLYIVGRGAEMYFDTKSYLSIYFFSGIIGGLVSLYIHPVSVGVGASGAIFGVFGALAGFFLAHREKIASHTKAFMKDFSIIIAINLVIGFSIPSIDVSAHIGGLIIGFIGGFVLSKDPKWIWGYSSAMILLILAIISYLPDHYAQILS comes from the coding sequence ATGCGATCTATGAAGGCTGACATCCAACGTTATACACTTACCTATATACTGATAGCATCCAGCAGTGTGGTCTATCTTTTCTCTGCATTGATGAGCCAAAGTCTCAGTGACATGGATATGCAGGTCCTCGTGGATATAGGTGCATTGTTCGGTCCACTGACTGTGCTTAAAGGTGAATGGTGGAGGCTACTGACCGCTATGTTCCTGCATGGCGGTATGACCCATCTTCTGATGAATATGTTCTCTCTTTATATCGTAGGACGTGGGGCAGAGATGTACTTTGATACAAAATCTTACCTAAGCATTTACTTCTTTTCCGGGATTATCGGGGGACTTGTCTCTTTGTATATACATCCTGTCTCTGTGGGGGTAGGGGCATCGGGTGCGATCTTTGGCGTTTTTGGTGCATTGGCAGGATTTTTCCTGGCACATAGAGAAAAGATCGCTTCACATACGAAAGCATTCATGAAAGACTTTAGTATCATCATTGCGATCAACCTTGTCATAGGATTTTCTATCCCCTCCATTGATGTCAGTGCACATATCGGGGGGCTTATAATCGGTTTTATAGGCGGTTTTGTACTTTCGAAAGATCCAAAATGGATATGGGGTTACAGCAGTGCAATGATACTGCTCATTTTAGCCATTATCTCCTACCTTCCTGATCACTATGCTCAGATACTCTCTTAA
- a CDS encoding PP0621 family protein — MILKLLIFVIAAVLIYKFFGGKLPTFGKSPHEKKLDDDTLVECATCHTYVTVKESIIVGGKYYCSTECTP; from the coding sequence ATGATCTTAAAATTACTTATTTTTGTTATTGCCGCCGTGCTTATTTATAAGTTTTTTGGCGGAAAGCTTCCGACATTCGGGAAAAGCCCACATGAAAAAAAGTTGGATGATGATACACTTGTGGAATGTGCAACCTGTCATACCTATGTGACTGTGAAAGAGAGTATCATTGTAGGCGGTAAGTATTACTGTTCTACAGAATGTACACCATAA
- the rsmG gene encoding 16S rRNA (guanine(527)-N(7))-methyltransferase RsmG, with amino-acid sequence MNLSQYLDAEGIILSSDIIIKLERFASLLHEWNQIHNLTGAKTIDAIYVNIVDSLYPLTFIKKPKTLLDVGTGAGFPGLVLGIALPDTTVVLAEPLKKRVSFLKYAAIDLGLSNVTVEAKRVETVEHEAFDMISSRAVTNTKLLLELTENISDSHTEYLFYKGSRVFDEIEDVQHQLRYDIVQKNQRNYLYIKNEE; translated from the coding sequence TTGAACCTATCACAATATTTAGATGCAGAGGGGATCATTTTATCAAGTGATATCATCATCAAGTTGGAGCGTTTCGCTTCACTTTTGCATGAATGGAACCAGATCCATAATCTTACGGGAGCCAAAACGATCGATGCGATCTATGTCAATATCGTCGATTCACTGTATCCTTTGACATTTATAAAAAAACCCAAAACACTCTTGGATGTAGGGACAGGAGCAGGTTTTCCCGGGTTGGTACTTGGCATTGCATTACCAGATACTACAGTAGTGTTGGCTGAGCCGCTGAAAAAACGTGTCTCTTTTTTAAAGTATGCAGCCATAGATTTGGGACTTTCCAATGTCACGGTAGAAGCTAAACGCGTTGAAACAGTAGAGCATGAAGCGTTCGATATGATCAGTTCACGTGCCGTCACCAACACAAAACTGCTTTTGGAATTGACCGAAAACATAAGTGATTCCCATACCGAATATCTTTTTTACAAAGGATCTCGGGTATTTGACGAGATAGAAGATGTGCAACATCAGCTAAGATATGATATAGTACAAAAAAATCAACGAAATTACCTCTATATAAAGAATGAAGAATGA